The Vibrio bathopelagicus genomic sequence ATAAACCCGTTGAAGAAAAAGCCGCGTGTGGTCTACTTGCTGAAACATTGCCAACTCCAGAGGTGTCTCTTATCGAGGTAATGGACAGCGCTGATCCAGTCGTACAAATCTTTGACCCTGCTACCGTAGAAAAAGCGGATAAAGTCGCGCTGAAAAAAGCCAAATTGAAAAAATTGATGGCTGTTGGCGATGACAAAGCTGAGCTTAAACGAGCGAAGAAAGCGGCCAAGAAACAAGAGAAGTACAACAAAAAGCTAGCGAAGATGATTAAGAAGCAGCAAAAGCTGTTTAAGAAAAGCCAAAAACTGGAAAGTGACCTTGAACGCATCAACCTACAACTTGATGACGTTACCTTCACTGAAAGCAAGACTCAGGTAGTGAGCCACAATCACATCCACTGAAGTTAATTCGAAGAGCTTATTGCTACACAGATGATTTAAAAAGAGCGACCTACGGTCGCTCTTTTGCTTTCTGGGGCTATCCGAGCTAACTCATGCAGCTCATTGAAAGCAGTTAGGCGTTGCTTGCGGATCTCGCAACACGCTTCTTAACCCAAGTCTCGTTAACCCATAAAGACAGCAAGATAACCCCACCACCAATAGACAATCGAACCAAATCGACATCTCTGTTCCAAATCAGGATGTTCACCACAAGGCCTGCTGGGACCAGTACATTGTTCATCACCGCCAGTGCACCAGCATTTACCATGCACGCGCCTTTATTCCACATAAAGTAACCCAGTCCTGAAGCAATTAAGCCGAGGTAGAGCAGGATTCCCCATTGAAGTGTGGTCGTAGGCAGTTTTTCAGGGTTGCCTAGTAGCATGAAAGCAACCGAAGCCACACACAGAGCGCCTAAATAGAAATAACCAAACACCGTGTGTTGAGGTAATTCAGTCGCTTCTTTCTCCATCACTACCTTGTAGCCAACCTGACCAATAGCAAAGCATAGGTTCGCGCCTTGCACGACCAGGAAGCCGACTAAAAAGTTCTCATTGATGCCCGCGAATTTAATAAATACCGCGCCTAATACCGCTATAGCGGCGGTCACTAGGTACCAAGGGGAGAATTGCCCTTTGAGAAAGTCATAAATAAGCGTGACATAAATTGGGGTGAAAACAGTAAACAAAAGGACTTCAGGAACTGACAGCAGCAAGAACGATTGATAGTAGAAGCAATACATCAGCCCAAGCTGAATGCCACCAATGGCCATTAGTTTAGCGATCAGCTTACGTGATACACCACGAAACTTAAGGAAGGGAAGAAATACGACACCCGCAAGAGCGACACGCATCAGAAC encodes the following:
- a CDS encoding carboxylate/amino acid/amine transporter, producing MSYLAGVTLLWAFSFSLIGVYLAGQVDAWFSVLMRVALAGVVFLPFLKFRGVSRKLIAKLMAIGGIQLGLMYCFYYQSFLLLSVPEVLLFTVFTPIYVTLIYDFLKGQFSPWYLVTAAIAVLGAVFIKFAGINENFLVGFLVVQGANLCFAIGQVGYKVVMEKEATELPQHTVFGYFYLGALCVASVAFMLLGNPEKLPTTTLQWGILLYLGLIASGLGYFMWNKGACMVNAGALAVMNNVLVPAGLVVNILIWNRDVDLVRLSIGGGVILLSLWVNETWVKKRVARSASNA